From a region of the Chitinophaga caseinilytica genome:
- a CDS encoding DUF1080 domain-containing protein, which translates to MKKTLLIAACCLAQLAVFAQPKPDNRAAHTKVADLLQQQPANNNAALEANMKALAEMGEEGVLGIASMMAAPGKGDNTAAEYALTGYAFYVTQPGKESLKAAAVKSYVKALEKVQDKEVKEFFIRRLEAIGNDDAVPALAGYLADERLSGIAARTLVQINSAASRKALLDGINKAQGRNKQSLVLAIGDARVPEAATVLVPLASSTDKMLAKTALYALSYIAAPTSAPVLEGFAKRAGYKYDETNATTAYLAYIQNLAAAGKKAEAAGLAEKLLTTAKDPAQNHVRIAALSLLDELQGDQNQKRLLAAYHENDAYRVAALKLAGKHLNAVSIAGWLNALKAASPGAKADIIEMLGNNKVAIALPAAYRLLGDKDAGVRLAAITAAGQIGGAQAVPALLQVLSKGNGAEVEAVQSALKTIKGNEVATQSAAALSGVPAGAQVALLDVLATRQADGAFAQVLPLTKSPNENVRKAAFASLKDVASSANLATLLQLLNSAGAQEVSGIQDAVIAAAGAGDAATVIASMKSAPADKRGRYFTVLGGIGGASSLAMVKEAADKGDAAQKQAAVAALSAWKDASAMPALLDIARKDAGARNEALKGYVRLAKAETRAEQRLLYLEDAMQLTKDAGLKKAILQQAEQCKTFPALVFAGQFLDDNDAQQEAAQAVMNIALADKSYSGNIVKSLLEKTSSVLKGGDAGYQREAIRKYLSEMPAGEGFVSMFNGKDLSGWKGLVADPIKRSKMDAATLKKEQEKADAKMREGWSVKDGVLWFNGHGDNLCTEKKYGDFEMFVDWKIEPNGDAGIYLRGTPQVQIWDTTRRDVGAEVGSGGLYNNQKNASKPLKLADNAINEWNNFRIIMKGDRVTVYLNGELVVDNVILENYWDRKLPIFASEQLELQAHGTNVYYRNLYVREFEQPKPFELSADEKKEGYKILFDGTNMHEWTGNTTSYVMEDGAIVCRPGGHGGGNLYTKDEYADFVYRFEFQLTPGANNGLGIRAPLDGDAAYEGMELQILDNEAEIYKNLQVYQYHGSVYGVIAAKRGFLKPVGEWNYEQVTVKGTRITVELNGTVILDGDIAEARDNGSIDHKNHPGLKRTTGHIGFLGHGSVVKFRNIRVKDLTAEAPKAESKGKKKKK; encoded by the coding sequence ATGAAAAAAACATTACTGATCGCAGCCTGTTGCCTCGCTCAGTTGGCCGTTTTCGCCCAACCGAAGCCAGATAACCGTGCTGCACATACGAAAGTGGCGGATTTGCTGCAACAGCAACCTGCCAATAACAACGCCGCCCTCGAAGCCAATATGAAGGCCCTCGCCGAAATGGGCGAAGAAGGCGTGCTCGGCATCGCTTCCATGATGGCCGCTCCCGGCAAAGGCGACAACACCGCCGCCGAATACGCCCTCACCGGTTACGCGTTTTACGTGACCCAACCCGGCAAGGAAAGCCTCAAAGCTGCCGCCGTTAAATCTTACGTGAAAGCACTCGAAAAAGTGCAGGATAAAGAGGTGAAGGAATTCTTCATCCGCCGCCTCGAAGCCATCGGCAACGATGACGCCGTTCCCGCACTGGCCGGTTACCTGGCAGACGAGCGCCTGTCCGGCATCGCCGCCCGCACCCTCGTGCAGATCAACTCCGCCGCATCCCGCAAGGCACTGCTCGACGGTATCAATAAAGCACAGGGCCGCAACAAGCAAAGCCTCGTGCTCGCCATCGGCGACGCCCGCGTGCCCGAAGCCGCCACCGTACTGGTGCCCCTGGCTTCGTCTACCGACAAAATGCTGGCCAAAACCGCACTGTACGCACTGTCGTACATCGCAGCGCCCACTTCGGCCCCCGTGCTGGAAGGCTTCGCCAAGCGCGCCGGTTACAAATACGACGAAACCAACGCCACCACCGCGTACCTCGCTTACATCCAGAACCTCGCTGCCGCCGGTAAAAAAGCGGAAGCCGCAGGTTTGGCCGAGAAACTGCTGACCACCGCCAAGGACCCCGCCCAGAACCACGTGCGCATCGCCGCACTGTCGCTGCTCGACGAGCTCCAGGGCGATCAGAACCAGAAAAGACTGCTGGCTGCCTATCATGAAAATGACGCGTATCGTGTAGCCGCCCTCAAACTGGCCGGCAAACACCTTAACGCCGTGAGCATCGCAGGCTGGCTGAACGCGCTGAAAGCAGCGTCTCCCGGTGCCAAAGCCGATATCATCGAAATGCTGGGCAATAATAAAGTAGCCATCGCGCTGCCTGCCGCTTACCGCCTCCTGGGCGACAAAGACGCAGGCGTTCGCCTCGCCGCTATCACCGCTGCCGGCCAGATCGGCGGCGCTCAGGCCGTTCCCGCCCTGCTGCAGGTGCTTTCCAAAGGCAACGGCGCAGAAGTGGAAGCGGTACAGTCTGCCCTCAAAACCATCAAAGGCAATGAAGTAGCTACGCAGTCGGCCGCGGCCCTTTCCGGCGTTCCCGCCGGCGCACAGGTAGCCCTGCTCGACGTACTGGCTACCCGCCAGGCAGACGGTGCTTTCGCACAGGTGCTGCCCCTCACCAAATCTCCCAACGAAAACGTTCGCAAAGCGGCTTTCGCTTCCCTGAAAGACGTAGCCAGCTCCGCTAACCTCGCCACCCTGCTCCAGCTGCTGAACAGCGCCGGCGCACAGGAAGTGAGCGGCATCCAGGATGCCGTGATCGCTGCCGCAGGCGCAGGAGACGCCGCAACCGTGATCGCTTCCATGAAAAGCGCGCCGGCAGACAAACGCGGCCGTTACTTCACCGTGCTCGGCGGCATCGGCGGCGCTTCTTCCCTCGCTATGGTGAAAGAAGCGGCCGATAAAGGCGACGCAGCGCAGAAACAGGCTGCCGTGGCCGCCCTCAGCGCCTGGAAAGACGCTTCCGCCATGCCGGCACTGCTCGACATCGCCCGGAAAGACGCCGGCGCCCGCAACGAAGCCCTGAAAGGCTACGTTCGTCTCGCCAAAGCCGAAACCCGCGCCGAGCAACGCCTGCTGTACCTGGAAGACGCCATGCAGCTTACCAAAGACGCTGGCCTGAAGAAAGCCATCCTGCAGCAAGCAGAACAATGCAAAACCTTCCCCGCCCTCGTTTTCGCCGGCCAGTTCCTGGACGATAACGATGCCCAGCAGGAAGCGGCCCAGGCCGTGATGAACATCGCCCTGGCAGATAAAAGCTACAGCGGCAACATCGTAAAAAGCCTCCTCGAAAAAACTTCCTCCGTGCTCAAAGGCGGCGATGCCGGCTACCAGCGCGAAGCGATCCGTAAATACCTCTCCGAAATGCCCGCCGGCGAAGGGTTCGTGTCCATGTTCAATGGCAAAGACCTCAGCGGCTGGAAAGGCCTCGTGGCCGACCCCATCAAACGCAGCAAAATGGACGCAGCTACCCTGAAAAAAGAACAGGAGAAAGCCGACGCCAAAATGCGCGAAGGATGGAGCGTGAAAGACGGCGTACTGTGGTTCAACGGTCATGGCGACAACCTCTGCACCGAAAAGAAATACGGTGATTTCGAGATGTTCGTTGACTGGAAGATCGAGCCGAACGGCGACGCAGGCATTTACCTTCGTGGCACCCCGCAAGTTCAGATCTGGGACACTACCCGCCGCGACGTAGGCGCTGAAGTAGGTTCCGGTGGCCTGTACAACAACCAGAAAAACGCTTCCAAACCGCTGAAACTGGCAGACAATGCCATCAACGAATGGAATAACTTCCGCATCATCATGAAGGGCGACCGCGTTACGGTATACCTGAATGGTGAACTGGTGGTAGATAACGTGATCCTGGAAAACTACTGGGACCGCAAGCTGCCCATCTTCGCTTCCGAGCAACTTGAACTGCAGGCGCACGGTACCAACGTGTACTACCGCAACCTGTACGTTCGCGAGTTCGAACAGCCGAAACCTTTCGAGCTGAGCGCCGACGAAAAGAAAGAAGGGTACAAGATCCTGTTCGACGGTACCAACATGCACGAGTGGACCGGTAACACCACCAGCTACGTGATGGAAGACGGCGCTATCGTATGCCGCCCCGGCGGCCATGGCGGCGGTAACCTCTACACCAAAGACGAGTATGCCGATTTCGTGTACCGTTTCGAGTTCCAGCTGACCCCCGGTGCCAACAACGGCCTGGGCATCCGCGCCCCCCTCGACGGCGACGCAGCGTACGAAGGGATGGAGCTCCAGATCCTCGATAACGAAGCCGAAATCTATAAAAACCTCCAGGTGTACCAGTACCACGGTTCCGTGTACGGCGTGATCGCCGCAAAACGCGGGTTCCTGAAGCCGGTAGGCGAGTGGAACTACGAGCAGGTGACTGTGAAAGGCACCCGCATCACCGTGGAGCTGAACGGCACCGTGATCCTCGACGGCGATATCGCTGAAGCGCGCGACAACGGTTCCATCGACCACAAGAACCACCCCGGCCTGAAAAGGACCACCGGGCACATCGGGTTCCTGGGCCACGGTTCAGTCGTGAAATTCCGCAACATCCGCGTGAAAGACCTCACTGCCGAGGCACCCAAAGCCGAAAGCAAAGGCAAAAAGAAGAAGAAATAA
- a CDS encoding Gfo/Idh/MocA family oxidoreductase produces MNVEFVFCPTKFTFYLFYKDHGKKVNHPSRRSFVRNSLGALAAFTIVPRHVLGRGYLAPSDTLTKGVVGTGGMGRGHFGYAGTRVVAICDVDKGHIQQAMNQLGDKGVKTFTDYRELIQLPEVDIVHVATPPHWHGIIAADAARAGKDVWCEKPMTATIGEGKRLVEAVQQHGRIFRLNTWFRFADRFYGMGTTVQPIKKLVESGLLGWPLKVTVSRHTGFDWKFFWVGKTNLEPQAVPKELDYDMWLGPAPYKPYHPHRVHGTFRGYWDYDGGGLGDMGQHYLDPIQYFLGKDDTSPVKVEIDAPQQHCDAVGTWRKITYTYADGCQIVLDGAGTETGAAYIEGPNGKLYPGFKSTIPDLEKKLAAFPDPAPQVTDFVDAVKNRKKFALNEENGHRSATIVNMGKIALQLGRNLEFDPVKQEFVNDEGANRLIFPAMRGPWTI; encoded by the coding sequence ATGAATGTTGAATTTGTATTTTGTCCCACCAAATTCACGTTTTACCTTTTTTACAAAGATCATGGGAAAAAAGTCAATCATCCTTCCAGGCGGTCATTTGTCCGTAATTCCCTGGGAGCGTTAGCGGCCTTTACCATCGTTCCCCGTCACGTTCTCGGCCGCGGCTATCTTGCCCCGAGCGATACGCTGACGAAGGGCGTAGTGGGCACCGGCGGCATGGGCCGCGGTCACTTCGGTTATGCGGGCACCCGCGTAGTGGCGATCTGCGACGTCGATAAAGGTCATATCCAGCAGGCCATGAACCAGCTGGGCGACAAGGGAGTGAAAACGTTTACGGATTACCGTGAGCTCATCCAGCTCCCCGAAGTAGATATCGTACACGTTGCCACGCCGCCGCATTGGCACGGCATCATCGCTGCAGACGCGGCCCGGGCCGGAAAGGATGTATGGTGCGAAAAGCCCATGACCGCCACGATCGGGGAGGGCAAGCGCCTGGTGGAAGCCGTGCAGCAACATGGCCGCATCTTCCGCCTCAACACCTGGTTCCGTTTCGCAGACCGTTTCTACGGAATGGGCACCACCGTTCAACCCATCAAGAAGCTCGTGGAAAGCGGGCTCCTCGGATGGCCGCTGAAAGTGACCGTTAGCCGCCACACCGGGTTCGACTGGAAGTTCTTCTGGGTGGGTAAAACCAACCTCGAGCCCCAGGCCGTTCCCAAGGAACTGGACTACGACATGTGGCTCGGCCCCGCCCCGTACAAACCCTACCACCCGCACCGCGTACACGGTACGTTCCGCGGATACTGGGATTATGATGGCGGTGGATTGGGCGACATGGGCCAGCACTACCTGGACCCCATCCAGTATTTCCTCGGCAAAGATGATACCAGCCCCGTGAAAGTGGAGATCGACGCTCCCCAGCAGCACTGCGATGCAGTGGGGACCTGGAGGAAGATCACCTATACATATGCCGACGGCTGCCAGATCGTGCTCGACGGTGCCGGCACCGAAACAGGCGCCGCCTATATCGAAGGGCCCAATGGTAAACTGTACCCCGGGTTCAAATCCACGATCCCCGACCTGGAAAAGAAACTGGCCGCATTCCCCGACCCGGCGCCGCAGGTGACCGATTTCGTGGATGCCGTGAAGAACCGCAAGAAGTTCGCGCTCAACGAAGAAAACGGCCATCGTTCCGCCACCATCGTCAACATGGGCAAAATCGCCCTGCAACTGGGCCGCAACCTCGAGTTCGACCCCGTGAAGCAGGAATTCGTGAACGACGAAGGCGCCAACCGCCTCATCTTCCCGGCCATGCGCGGACCCTGGACCATCTAG
- a CDS encoding helix-turn-helix domain-containing protein gives MFATFPPPPQLSGYVRMFWVFEHEVPAGEAYVYRSMADGCAELIFHYRNRFAPLTGTEGAGFSHLHAQTSRHSRFLTHGSFGIFGAYLYPTAVPALFGHSSAIVANCMPDLQSIMGRSGIDLEERIITARYHHQRVEILSEYLISLLRQRKQEASAVQIAVRSILAADGMVNISELASSVSLSTRQFERNFKSAAGFTPKLFTRIIRFHRALNAYGAFDGNLAGLAYECGYYDQSHFIHDFREFSGYLPREYFMGRPEGIEYRE, from the coding sequence ATGTTCGCCACTTTTCCGCCGCCGCCGCAACTTTCCGGGTACGTCCGGATGTTTTGGGTCTTCGAGCACGAGGTGCCCGCAGGCGAGGCGTATGTGTACCGGTCGATGGCCGACGGGTGTGCGGAATTGATATTTCATTACCGGAACCGTTTTGCGCCGCTCACGGGCACTGAGGGCGCGGGGTTTTCGCATCTTCACGCCCAGACCAGCCGGCATTCGCGGTTCCTCACGCACGGGAGCTTCGGGATTTTCGGCGCATACCTCTACCCTACGGCCGTTCCCGCGCTGTTCGGCCACAGTTCGGCCATCGTCGCCAACTGCATGCCCGATCTGCAAAGCATCATGGGCCGCAGCGGCATCGATCTGGAAGAACGCATCATCACCGCCCGCTATCATCATCAACGGGTAGAAATCCTTTCCGAATACCTCATTTCCCTCCTCCGGCAACGCAAACAGGAAGCCTCCGCCGTGCAGATCGCCGTGCGGTCGATCCTCGCGGCAGACGGGATGGTCAATATCAGCGAGCTTGCATCGTCCGTCAGCCTGTCTACCCGCCAGTTCGAGCGCAACTTCAAATCGGCAGCGGGTTTCACGCCGAAATTATTCACGCGTATCATCCGCTTCCACCGCGCGCTGAACGCTTACGGCGCGTTCGACGGCAATCTTGCGGGCCTCGCTTACGAATGCGGTTATTATGACCAGTCGCATTTTATCCATGATTTCCGGGAGTTTTCCGGTTACCTGCCGCGCGAATATTTCATGGGGCGGCCGGAAGGCATCGAGTACAGGGAGTAA
- a CDS encoding VOC family protein: protein MTTVNKPAGSNTVSPYFIVNDGEKFLGFLKDVLGATENGVYRSDDGQIIHAQLRMGDDGGIMFGVAKPEWPAETGSVFVYVGDTDGIYKKALAQGSESRQAPEDKDYGRAAGFRDPFGNTWWITQV, encoded by the coding sequence ATGACTACTGTGAACAAACCCGCGGGCAGCAACACCGTCAGCCCCTACTTCATCGTCAACGACGGCGAAAAATTCCTCGGATTCCTGAAAGATGTGCTGGGCGCCACGGAAAACGGCGTGTATCGCAGCGACGACGGGCAGATTATCCATGCGCAATTGCGGATGGGCGACGATGGCGGCATCATGTTCGGTGTGGCGAAGCCGGAATGGCCTGCGGAGACGGGCAGTGTTTTCGTGTATGTCGGCGATACCGACGGTATTTACAAAAAGGCACTTGCGCAGGGTAGCGAGTCGCGGCAGGCGCCGGAAGACAAAGACTACGGCCGGGCGGCGGGCTTCCGCGACCCATTCGGCAATACCTGGTGGATCACTCAGGTGTGA
- a CDS encoding lysophospholipid acyltransferase family protein yields the protein MNWLKNIVGRIYAVYGLLLFAATLLIVLIPIWIISFLPDPRKTRYFLGIGRVWMKFYMPMIGCPVFRKGLQFFEKGRQYVVVCNHNSLIDVPVTTPGVPGVNKTLAKSSMGKIPLFGMMYHIGGIMVDRSSEASRRESVVKMKEALAMGMHMVLFPEGTRNRTGQPLKEFYDGAFNLAIDTQTPIMPSLLFHTRKIQVPGKFLYAWPHRIDYHFLEPIETTGLTRDDTPALKEKVFRIMWDYYTAHT from the coding sequence ATGAATTGGCTTAAAAATATCGTTGGACGAATTTATGCCGTTTACGGTTTGCTGCTCTTCGCGGCTACCCTGCTCATCGTCCTTATCCCTATCTGGATCATCTCTTTCCTGCCTGATCCCCGCAAAACCCGCTATTTTCTGGGTATCGGCCGCGTTTGGATGAAGTTCTACATGCCCATGATCGGATGCCCCGTTTTCCGCAAAGGGCTCCAATTCTTCGAAAAAGGCCGTCAATATGTAGTGGTCTGCAACCATAATTCACTGATAGACGTGCCCGTGACCACGCCCGGCGTTCCCGGCGTCAATAAAACACTCGCCAAATCGTCTATGGGCAAAATCCCGCTGTTCGGCATGATGTACCACATCGGTGGCATCATGGTAGACCGCAGCAGCGAAGCCTCCCGCCGCGAAAGCGTCGTGAAAATGAAAGAAGCGCTGGCCATGGGCATGCACATGGTCCTCTTCCCGGAAGGGACCCGCAACCGCACCGGCCAGCCGCTCAAAGAATTCTACGATGGGGCTTTCAACCTCGCCATCGATACGCAAACCCCCATCATGCCATCACTTCTCTTTCACACCCGGAAAATCCAGGTGCCCGGGAAGTTCCTCTACGCCTGGCCACATCGCATCGACTACCATTTCCTGGAACCTATAGAAACGACAGGCCTCACGCGCGACGATACGCCCGCCCTAAAGGAAAAAGTGTTCCGCATCATGTGGGATTATTACACCGCTCACACCTGA
- the ung gene encoding uracil-DNA glycosylase translates to MDVKIESSWKDALKEEFQKSYFEQIVMFLKHEKALGKTIYPNGSQIFNAFEKTPFSQVKVVILGQDPYHGPGQAHGLCFSVQKGVKPPPSLVNIYKEMNKDLGMAIPDTGDLTPWAESGVLLLNAFLTVRDGEPASHSKIGWENFTDAVIRKISNEKEGVIFMLWGRFAQDKQVLIDATKHHVLKAAHPSPFSADKGFFGCRHFSKANELLVKQGQEPVNWQL, encoded by the coding sequence ATGGACGTAAAGATTGAAAGCAGTTGGAAAGATGCGCTGAAAGAAGAGTTCCAGAAGTCGTATTTCGAGCAGATAGTGATGTTCCTCAAGCACGAAAAAGCCCTCGGGAAAACGATCTATCCAAATGGAAGCCAGATTTTTAACGCGTTCGAGAAAACCCCCTTCTCCCAGGTGAAAGTGGTCATCCTCGGGCAAGACCCGTACCACGGGCCCGGCCAGGCGCATGGTTTATGCTTCTCCGTTCAAAAAGGCGTGAAACCACCGCCCTCCCTCGTCAATATCTACAAGGAAATGAACAAGGACCTCGGCATGGCCATCCCCGACACCGGAGACCTCACCCCCTGGGCCGAAAGCGGCGTGCTCCTCCTCAACGCTTTCCTCACCGTGCGCGACGGCGAGCCCGCTTCGCACAGCAAAATCGGCTGGGAAAACTTTACGGATGCCGTCATCCGCAAAATCTCCAACGAAAAGGAAGGCGTCATCTTCATGCTCTGGGGCCGCTTTGCCCAGGATAAACAGGTGCTGATCGACGCCACCAAGCACCACGTCCTCAAAGCCGCCCATCCTTCGCCATTCAGCGCCGACAAAGGATTTTTCGGCTGCCGGCATTTCTCGAAAGCGAACGAATTGCTCGTCAAACAAGGCCAGGAGCCCGTCAACTGGCAATTATAA
- a CDS encoding glycosyltransferase family 2 protein, with translation MNAVPKVSIVIATFNAMVHLPECLASIQRLGRTDLEIVIVDGGSTDGTVEYVRSLEWPHLRWVSEKDKGIYDALNKGARMAKGTWVQFLGSDDRLLEGFSRLADQLSDPDTIYYANSEEWYYGDTKPDYILLGGKFSNYRIAKYPVNHQAIVYPTKIFATHSYNLKYRIFADYALNIQLWGNRQYKKRYVPLYIASYNMNGFSSTMRDMEFRADKPALVRQHLGWLVYWRLELKRWKKKREGDLDW, from the coding sequence ATGAACGCCGTCCCGAAGGTTTCCATCGTCATCGCCACATTCAACGCCATGGTGCATCTGCCCGAATGCCTCGCGTCTATCCAGCGGCTGGGGCGGACAGACCTGGAGATCGTTATCGTGGACGGAGGGAGTACCGACGGCACCGTGGAGTACGTGCGCTCGCTGGAATGGCCGCACCTGCGCTGGGTGAGCGAAAAAGACAAAGGCATCTACGACGCGCTGAACAAAGGCGCGCGCATGGCGAAAGGCACCTGGGTGCAGTTCCTGGGGTCAGACGACCGGTTGCTGGAAGGCTTCTCCAGGCTGGCAGACCAGCTCAGTGATCCCGATACCATTTATTATGCGAACAGCGAGGAATGGTATTATGGCGACACGAAGCCCGACTACATCCTGCTCGGCGGCAAATTCAGCAATTACCGTATCGCCAAATACCCGGTGAACCACCAGGCGATCGTTTACCCCACAAAAATCTTCGCCACCCATTCCTACAACCTCAAATACCGGATCTTCGCCGACTACGCCCTCAACATCCAGCTGTGGGGCAACCGGCAATATAAAAAACGCTACGTTCCCCTCTACATCGCGAGCTACAACATGAACGGCTTCTCCTCTACCATGCGCGATATGGAATTCCGGGCAGACAAGCCCGCGCTGGTGCGGCAGCACCTCGGCTGGCTGGTGTATTGGCGGCTGGAGTTGAAGCGATGGAAAAAGAAACGGGAAGGCGATCTCGACTGGTAA
- a CDS encoding helix-turn-helix transcriptional regulator, whose product MANGNQHIERKAIGQNIRKIRQSAGLSLRRLAAMCRVDHASISKIERADIDPQLSTLLELAEALRVHPHSFFSVVPAESNHSPHINGNSFPS is encoded by the coding sequence ATGGCGAACGGCAACCAGCATATAGAACGGAAAGCCATTGGTCAGAACATCAGAAAGATCAGGCAATCTGCGGGGCTCAGCCTCCGGAGGCTGGCTGCTATGTGCCGGGTAGACCATGCCAGCATCTCCAAGATCGAGCGGGCCGACATCGATCCGCAGCTGTCTACGCTCCTGGAGCTGGCAGAAGCCCTGCGCGTGCATCCCCACTCATTTTTCTCCGTGGTGCCGGCAGAAAGTAACCATTCCCCGCATATCAACGGTAATTCCTTTCCTTCCTGA